The nucleotide window ACTTATGGAGACAGCCAACTTTTGGGCTTTCCCACTCTTTGCAAGGTTACCCTCTCCACAAGCCAACCTCCGGTTCGCTTTCGCTATGTCCCATATTTCCTCTTCAGCTTCCTTTAGACATCTTTGTCACCAAGGATGCCCTTGCCTTTGAGTTATCTTCCCGTTGGTTAGGTGATAAGGTTTCTTTCAACCTATCGGCTCAACAGACATGTTGGGCGTACAAAAAAGCCATTTATCATAATAAATGGCAGGCAGCAAAATGGCCTTTTTCTATTTCCCTCATTTTCGGGTCTTCTTCACTGCATATTTTCCTTGCATATGGACATCTTGAGCAAAATCTGCATCCTTTCGGAATATCGAATGGACCCGGCGGATCCCCTTCTATTATCTGCCGCACGGTATTCCTTGCTTTAACGGGATCAGGTATGGGTATGGCCGAAAGCAATGCCTTAGTATAAGGGTGCAGAGGATTCTTATAGAGCTCGGAACTTTTCGATATTTCGACTATCCTGCCAAGATACATAACACCCACCCTGTCTGAAATATGCCTTACCATGGATAGATCGTGGGCCACGAAAAGGTACGTAAGATCCATTTCATCCTGCAGGTCTTCCAGCACATTTACAACCTGTGCCTGTATCGATACGTCAAGAGCGGATATTGGCTCATCACAGAGTATGAATTCAGGTCCTACCGAAAGTGCTCTTGCAATGCCTATTCTCTGGCACTGTCCTCCGCTGAATTCATGAGGAAACTTTTCCATATCATTTTTACTTAGACCCACCTTTTCAAGTATTTTCTTAACCCTTTCCATCCTCTCCGCCTTAGTAAGCTTTGTATGGATAACCATGGGCTCTTCAACTATTTCGTCAACAGTCATATAGGGATTCAATGAAGAATAAGGGTCCTGAAAGATACTTTGCATTCTTTTATGATATGGCTTAAGTTCTTTCTGCTTAAGCCTTGTTATATCTGTCCCATCAAAAATTATTTTCCCGTCGGTTACATCATATAACCTTATAATAGTACGGCCGAGAGTAGATTTCCCGCATCCCGACTCGCCTACAAGTCCGAATGTTTCCCCTTTATTGATATAGAAACTCACATCATCCACAGCCCTTACATATTTTCTCTTTCGCCCATAAAACGGCATCCCGGTCTCAAAATATTTTTTTAAGTTTTCTACTACTATGAGTTTTCTATCTTTATCATACATCGCATTTCACTCCCTTGTCTGCCAGAAAACACATGCATCTATGGGTAGGGGAAAAACTTTTATACTCCGGCATACTGCTTTTGCATCTATCCTCTGCGATATCACAGCGTTCTGCAAATGGGCAACCATTTGGAGGATCAATAAGCGACGGCGCATTGCCCCTTATCGGCTTTAATCTCTTCACATCATCTATATTTACAGATGGGATGGAGTCCAAAAGAGCTTTTGTATAGGGATGCCTCGGGGAATAAAATATTTCATCTGCAGTCCCTTCTTCCATTATCATACCGGCATACATGACAGCAATCCTGCTGCACAAACTTGCGACCACCCCAAGGTCATGGGATATTAAAATAACCGACATATTGTTTTCATCCTTCAGCTTTTTCAAGAGCTCAAGTATCTGGGCCTGTATCGTAACATCAAGGGCGGTTGTAGGTTCATCTGCTATAAGAAGTTTGGGACTTGATGAAAGAGCCATAG belongs to Clostridiales bacterium and includes:
- a CDS encoding ATP-binding cassette domain-containing protein, translated to MYDKDRKLIVVENLKKYFETGMPFYGRKRKYVRAVDDVSFYINKGETFGLVGESGCGKSTLGRTIIRLYDVTDGKIIFDGTDITRLKQKELKPYHKRMQSIFQDPYSSLNPYMTVDEIVEEPMVIHTKLTKAERMERVKKILEKVGLSKNDMEKFPHEFSGGQCQRIGIARALSVGPEFILCDEPISALDVSIQAQVVNVLEDLQDEMDLTYLFVAHDLSMVRHISDRVGVMYLGRIVEISKSSELYKNPLHPYTKALLSAIPIPDPVKARNTVRQIIEGDPPGPFDIPKGCRFCSRCPYARKICSEEDPKMREIEKGHFAACHLL